The proteins below are encoded in one region of Streptomyces sp. NBC_00490:
- the acnA gene encoding aconitate hydratase AcnA produces MSANSFDARATLSVGDESYEIFRLDQVEGSARLPYSLKVLLENLLRTEDGANITADHIRALGNWDSQAQPSQEIQFTPARVIMQDFTGVPCVVDLATMREAVKALGGDPAKVNPLSPAEMVIDHSVIADKFGTNDAFKQNVDLEYGRNKERYQFLRWGQTAFDDFKVVPPGTGIVHQVNIEHLARTVMVRNGQAYPDTLVGTDSHTTMVNGLGVLGWGVGGIEAEAAMLGQPVSMLIPRVVGFKLTGELTPGTTATDLVLTITEMLRKHGVVGKFVEFYGEGVAATSLANRATIGNMSPEFGSTAAVFPIDGETIKYLKLTGRSPQQLALVEAYAKEQGLWLDPQAEPDFSEKLELDLSTVVPSIAGPKRPQDRIVLANAAEQFKQDVRNYVDSVDEAGMESFPASDAPAAVNGVPTSPVTVTAPDGSTYEIDHGAVTVAAITSCTNTSNPYVMVAAALVAKKAVEKGLTRKPWVKTTLAPGSKVVTDYFDKAGLTPYLDKVGFNLVGYGCTTCIGNSGPLPEEVSKAVNDHDLAVTSVLSGNRNFEGRINPDVKMNYLASPPLVVAYALAGSMKVDITKDALGVDQDGKPVYLTDIWPTEAEVNDVVANAIGEDMFNKSYQDVFAGDAQWQALSIPTGDTFEWDPQSTYVRKPPYFDGMTMETTPVSDISGARVLAKLGDSVTTDHISPAGAIKADTPAGKYLTEHGVERRDFNSYGARRGNHEVMIRGTFANIRLRNQIAPGTEGGYTRDFTQADAPVSFIYDASRNYIEQGIPLVILGGKEYGSGSSRDWAAKGTALLGVKAVITESYERIHRSNLIGMGVLPLQYPEGQNAETLGLTGEETFDFTGVEELNNGTTPRTVKVTTDTGVEFDAVVRIDTPGEADYYRNGGIMQYVLRSLIRQ; encoded by the coding sequence GTGTCGGCGAACAGCTTCGACGCCCGTGCCACGCTGAGCGTGGGCGACGAGTCGTACGAGATCTTCCGGCTGGACCAGGTGGAAGGCTCGGCTCGCCTTCCGTACAGCCTCAAGGTTCTGCTCGAGAACCTGCTCCGTACCGAGGACGGCGCGAACATCACCGCCGACCACATCCGCGCCCTCGGCAACTGGGACTCCCAGGCCCAGCCGTCGCAGGAGATCCAGTTCACGCCCGCCCGCGTGATCATGCAGGACTTCACCGGCGTGCCCTGTGTCGTGGACCTCGCCACCATGCGCGAGGCCGTCAAGGCGCTCGGCGGCGACCCGGCCAAGGTCAACCCGCTCTCCCCGGCCGAGATGGTCATCGACCACTCCGTCATCGCCGACAAGTTCGGCACCAACGACGCCTTCAAGCAGAACGTCGACCTGGAGTACGGCCGCAACAAGGAGCGCTACCAGTTCCTGCGCTGGGGCCAGACCGCCTTCGACGACTTCAAGGTCGTCCCCCCGGGCACCGGCATCGTCCACCAGGTCAACATCGAGCACCTGGCCCGCACGGTCATGGTCCGCAACGGCCAGGCGTACCCCGACACCCTCGTCGGCACCGACTCGCACACCACCATGGTCAACGGCCTCGGTGTGCTCGGCTGGGGCGTCGGCGGCATCGAGGCCGAGGCCGCGATGCTCGGCCAGCCGGTCTCGATGCTCATCCCGCGCGTCGTCGGCTTCAAGCTGACCGGTGAGCTCACCCCCGGCACCACCGCCACCGACCTCGTGCTCACCATCACCGAGATGCTCCGCAAGCACGGTGTGGTCGGCAAGTTCGTCGAGTTCTACGGCGAGGGCGTCGCCGCGACCTCCCTCGCGAACCGCGCCACCATCGGCAACATGTCGCCGGAGTTCGGTTCCACCGCCGCGGTCTTCCCGATCGACGGCGAGACCATCAAGTACCTCAAGCTCACCGGCCGCTCCCCGCAGCAGCTCGCGCTCGTCGAGGCGTACGCCAAGGAGCAGGGCCTCTGGCTGGACCCGCAGGCCGAGCCGGACTTCTCCGAGAAGCTGGAGCTCGACCTCTCGACGGTCGTCCCCTCCATCGCCGGCCCCAAGCGCCCGCAGGACCGTATCGTCCTCGCGAACGCCGCCGAGCAGTTCAAGCAGGACGTCCGCAACTACGTCGACAGCGTGGACGAGGCGGGCATGGAGTCCTTCCCGGCCTCCGACGCCCCGGCTGCCGTCAACGGCGTACCGACCAGCCCGGTCACCGTCACCGCCCCCGACGGCTCGACCTACGAGATCGACCACGGTGCGGTGACGGTCGCGGCCATCACCTCTTGCACCAACACCTCGAACCCGTACGTCATGGTCGCCGCCGCGCTCGTCGCGAAGAAGGCCGTGGAGAAGGGCCTGACCCGCAAGCCGTGGGTCAAGACCACCCTCGCGCCCGGCTCCAAGGTCGTCACCGACTACTTCGACAAGGCGGGGCTCACCCCCTACCTCGACAAGGTCGGCTTCAACCTCGTCGGCTACGGCTGCACCACCTGCATCGGCAACTCCGGCCCGCTGCCGGAGGAGGTCTCCAAGGCCGTCAACGACCACGACCTCGCGGTCACCTCGGTCCTCTCCGGCAACCGGAACTTCGAGGGCCGTATCAACCCCGACGTCAAGATGAACTACCTGGCCTCCCCGCCGCTGGTCGTCGCGTACGCCCTCGCGGGCTCCATGAAGGTGGACATCACCAAGGACGCCCTCGGTGTCGACCAGGACGGCAAGCCCGTCTACCTGACCGACATCTGGCCGACCGAGGCCGAGGTCAACGACGTGGTGGCGAACGCCATCGGCGAGGACATGTTCAACAAGTCCTACCAGGACGTCTTCGCGGGCGACGCCCAGTGGCAGGCGCTGTCGATCCCGACCGGCGACACCTTCGAGTGGGACCCGCAGTCGACCTACGTCCGCAAGCCCCCGTACTTCGACGGCATGACGATGGAGACCACCCCGGTCTCCGACATCTCCGGCGCCCGCGTCCTGGCCAAGCTCGGCGACTCGGTCACCACCGACCACATCTCGCCCGCCGGTGCCATCAAGGCCGACACCCCGGCCGGCAAGTACCTCACCGAGCACGGTGTGGAGCGTCGTGACTTCAACTCCTACGGCGCCCGCCGAGGCAACCACGAGGTCATGATCCGCGGCACGTTCGCGAACATCCGCCTGCGCAACCAGATCGCGCCGGGCACCGAGGGCGGCTACACCCGCGACTTCACCCAGGCCGACGCGCCGGTGTCGTTCATCTACGACGCCTCGCGCAACTACATCGAGCAGGGCATCCCGCTGGTCATCCTGGGCGGCAAGGAGTACGGCTCCGGCTCGTCCCGCGACTGGGCCGCCAAGGGCACCGCGCTCCTCGGCGTCAAGGCCGTCATCACCGAGTCGTACGAGCGCATCCACCGCTCGAACCTCATCGGCATGGGCGTCCTGCCGCTCCAGTACCCGGAGGGCCAGAACGCCGAGACCCTCGGCCTGACCGGCGAGGAGACCTTCGACTTCACCGGTGTCGAGGAGCTCAACAACGGCACCACGCCGCGCACGGTGAAGGTCACCACCGACACGGGCGTCGAGTTCGACGCGGTCGTCCGCATCGACACCCCCGGTGAGGCCGACTACTACCGCAACGGCGGCATCATGCAGTACGTGCTGCGCTCGCTGATCCGCCAGTAA
- a CDS encoding response regulator transcription factor has translation MTGSAGYRNGRVRVLIVDDEPALTDVLSVAVEEAGWRAYPALDGQSALRTARGCAPHAVVLDGMLPDLDGLQVLRRLRYETPKLPVLMLTARDALEHRLDGLEAGADDYVTKPFSLEEVVLRLRALLRRAGAEHARADESVRVLGDLVLTAETREVHRAGTPVRLTAKEFDLLSLMLDHPRQVLSKAQILGHVWSTSFDGGGNLVEVYISNLRRKIDKGRTPMIHTVRGLGYAIRSEEDGR, from the coding sequence ATGACTGGCAGCGCTGGGTACCGAAACGGCCGCGTCCGCGTGCTCATCGTCGACGACGAGCCCGCACTCACCGACGTGCTCTCCGTGGCCGTCGAGGAGGCGGGCTGGCGCGCCTATCCGGCCCTGGACGGACAGAGCGCGCTGCGGACCGCACGCGGCTGCGCCCCGCACGCCGTCGTCCTGGACGGGATGCTGCCCGACCTGGACGGCCTCCAGGTGCTGCGCCGGCTGCGCTACGAGACCCCGAAGCTGCCCGTCCTCATGCTCACCGCCCGCGACGCCCTGGAACACCGGCTCGACGGCCTGGAGGCGGGCGCCGACGACTACGTCACCAAGCCCTTCTCCCTGGAGGAGGTCGTGCTGCGACTGCGCGCCCTGCTGCGCCGGGCCGGGGCCGAACACGCCCGCGCCGACGAGTCCGTACGCGTCCTCGGCGACCTCGTGCTGACCGCGGAGACCCGCGAGGTGCACCGCGCGGGGACCCCGGTCCGGCTCACCGCCAAAGAGTTCGACCTGCTCAGCCTGATGCTGGACCACCCGCGCCAGGTGCTCAGCAAGGCACAGATCCTCGGCCACGTCTGGAGCACCTCCTTCGACGGCGGCGGCAACCTCGTCGAGGTCTACATCTCCAACCTCCGCCGGAAGATCGACAAGGGCCGGACGCCGATGATCCACACCGTGCGCGGCCTCGGCTACGCCATCCGCTCGGAGGAGGACGGCAGATGA
- a CDS encoding sensor histidine kinase, translating to MTARRRLRSLRTRLLVFIGVTLAVVCAAMALTTVLVQRAYLLGNLDDRVDNAAQRSLGGARLRPEQENSLAFLMESGHPAGMLAARLDDEGGLLSAEVVGQDAVPTALTDTQRTALDGIATDGSTHTATVPGLGTYRITAAGSDGVRVLVGLPMDDVRQLINGLVAVEAVVAAAGLTVAGCVCTVVIRRQLRPLGRVAATAVEVSRAPLDRGEVTALTRVPASDTDPGSEAGQVGAALNRMIDHVESSLSQRRRTEERMRRFLSDASHELRTPLASIAGYAELMNRGTDRIEPVLAWRRVSAESARMTGLVEDLLLLARLDEGRPLQSDEVDMAALVAEAVWDARAAGDDHDWQLELRLDAPALVIGDGARLHQVVANLLGNARVHTPAGTTVVATVETRDATCVVRVRDDGPGIPPALLPTVFERFTRADVSRTRAGGLAGGSGLGLAIVAAITGAHGGHIGVRSEPGRTEFTLELPLADSVSGTLCDANSPRGVST from the coding sequence ATGACCGCCCGCCGACGCCTGCGCTCCCTGCGCACCCGCCTGCTCGTCTTCATCGGCGTCACCCTGGCCGTCGTCTGCGCGGCGATGGCGCTGACCACGGTCCTCGTCCAACGCGCCTATCTGCTGGGCAACCTGGACGACCGCGTCGACAACGCCGCCCAGCGCAGCCTCGGCGGCGCCCGGCTCCGCCCCGAGCAGGAGAACAGCCTCGCCTTCCTCATGGAGAGCGGCCACCCGGCCGGCATGCTCGCCGCCCGCCTCGACGACGAAGGCGGCCTCCTCAGCGCCGAGGTGGTCGGCCAGGACGCCGTGCCGACGGCCCTGACCGACACCCAGCGCACCGCCCTCGACGGCATCGCGACGGACGGCTCGACACACACCGCGACGGTGCCGGGCCTCGGGACCTACCGGATCACCGCGGCCGGCAGCGACGGAGTGCGGGTCCTCGTCGGCCTCCCCATGGACGACGTCCGGCAGCTGATCAACGGCCTGGTCGCCGTCGAAGCGGTCGTGGCGGCGGCGGGCCTCACCGTGGCGGGCTGCGTCTGCACCGTGGTGATCCGCCGTCAGCTGCGCCCCCTCGGCCGGGTCGCCGCCACCGCGGTCGAGGTCTCCCGCGCACCCCTGGACCGCGGCGAGGTCACCGCCCTCACCCGGGTCCCGGCCTCGGACACCGACCCCGGCAGCGAGGCGGGCCAGGTGGGCGCCGCGCTGAACCGGATGATCGACCACGTGGAGTCCTCGCTCTCGCAGCGCCGGCGCACCGAGGAACGCATGCGCCGCTTCCTCTCCGACGCCAGCCATGAGCTGCGTACGCCGCTCGCCTCCATCGCGGGCTACGCGGAACTGATGAACCGCGGCACGGACCGGATCGAACCGGTACTGGCCTGGCGCCGGGTCTCCGCCGAGTCGGCGCGGATGACGGGCCTCGTCGAGGACCTGCTCCTGCTGGCCCGACTGGACGAGGGCCGCCCCCTGCAGTCGGACGAGGTCGACATGGCGGCCCTGGTCGCCGAAGCGGTCTGGGACGCGCGCGCCGCGGGCGACGACCACGACTGGCAGCTGGAACTGCGCCTCGACGCACCTGCGCTGGTCATCGGCGACGGGGCCCGGCTCCATCAGGTGGTCGCCAATCTGCTGGGCAACGCGCGGGTGCACACGCCGGCGGGGACAACTGTCGTGGCCACGGTGGAGACACGGGACGCCACCTGCGTCGTACGCGTCCGTGACGACGGCCCCGGCATCCCGCCCGCCCTCCTGCCGACGGTGTTCGAACGCTTCACCCGCGCCGACGTCTCCCGCACCCGCGCCGGAGGCCTGGCGGGCGGATCCGGGCTGGGCCTCGCCATCGTCGCCGCGATCACCGGGGCCCACGGCGGGCACATCGGGGTGCGAAGCGAACCTGGCCGCACGGAATTCACCCTGGAACTACCGCTCGCCGACAGCGTGAGCGGCACGTTGTGCGACGCCAACTCGCCAAGAGGCGTGAGTACTTGA
- a CDS encoding lytic polysaccharide monooxygenase auxiliary activity family 9 protein: protein MTRSAASPGRRLTLPTRARALFLVLVSLLATIPAITLVMSTGGPAEAHGTPMKPASRTFLCWQDGLTDTGEIKPVNPACKNAQAVSGTTPFYNWFSVLRSDGAGRTRGFVPDGELCSGGNTNFTGFNAARTDWPLTHLTSGATVDFSYNAWAAHPGWFYVYVTKDGFDASQTLTWDDIEDRPFLSVDHPPLNGSPGTVEANYAWSGQLPANKSGRHIIYMVWQRSDSAETFYSCSDVVFDGGNGEVTGIHEPGNPSEPVPGACTATRRTTGSWSGGYQSEVTVTNSGDVPMLGWMVDWTLPGGQKVNSLWNGNATYTGQAVMVHNANWNGSLAPGASTTFGYVVEGGGADTATTLPCRVG, encoded by the coding sequence ATGACACGATCAGCGGCGTCCCCAGGTCGCCGATTAACGCTCCCCACCCGCGCCAGAGCCCTCTTCCTCGTCCTGGTCTCCCTGCTCGCCACGATCCCGGCCATCACGCTGGTGATGTCGACCGGCGGTCCGGCTGAGGCCCACGGCACCCCGATGAAGCCCGCCAGCCGCACCTTCCTGTGCTGGCAGGACGGACTGACCGACACCGGCGAGATCAAACCGGTCAACCCGGCCTGCAAGAACGCACAGGCGGTCAGCGGCACCACGCCGTTCTACAACTGGTTCTCCGTACTGCGCTCGGACGGCGCCGGACGCACCCGCGGCTTCGTGCCGGACGGCGAACTGTGCAGCGGCGGCAACACCAACTTCACCGGCTTCAACGCCGCCCGCACCGACTGGCCGCTGACCCATCTCACCTCGGGCGCGACCGTCGACTTCTCCTACAACGCCTGGGCCGCGCACCCGGGTTGGTTCTACGTCTACGTCACCAAGGACGGCTTCGACGCGTCCCAGACCCTCACCTGGGACGACATCGAGGACCGGCCCTTCCTCTCCGTCGACCACCCGCCGCTCAACGGCAGCCCGGGCACGGTCGAGGCCAACTACGCATGGTCCGGGCAGCTTCCGGCGAACAAGTCGGGCCGCCACATCATCTACATGGTCTGGCAGCGCTCGGACAGCGCGGAGACCTTCTACTCCTGCTCCGACGTCGTCTTCGACGGCGGCAACGGCGAGGTAACCGGCATCCACGAGCCGGGCAACCCGAGCGAGCCGGTGCCGGGCGCCTGCACCGCGACCCGCAGGACCACCGGCAGTTGGAGCGGCGGCTACCAGTCCGAGGTGACCGTCACCAACTCCGGCGACGTCCCGATGCTGGGCTGGATGGTCGACTGGACGCTGCCCGGCGGCCAGAAGGTGAACAGCCTCTGGAACGGCAACGCGACGTACACCGGCCAGGCGGTGATGGTTCACAACGCCAACTGGAACGGCTCCCTCGCTCCAGGCGCGAGCACCACGTTCGGCTACGTCGTCGAAGGCGGCGGCGCCGACACGGCAACGACCCTCCCCTGCCGGGTGGGTTGA
- a CDS encoding helix-turn-helix domain-containing protein: protein MDFPSALRERRTRRHLSQLDLALRAGTTQRHLSFIESGRSVPGRKMVVRLTESLELPLRERNELLLAAGYAPVYPESSLDDLVLAPARTAIEHILRGHLPYPALVVDGSGGLVAANSAFDVITEGAAAELVGPGCNMYRLALHPDGVAPRILNLAEWARHILVRLDHQPELRAELTAYVPEPGASAGLLGFAVPLRLRSSYGELSLMTTVTTFATAVDVTLAELKLEAFLPADPATAEALTAAAGQAPGNM from the coding sequence GTGGACTTCCCCAGTGCGCTTCGTGAACGCCGTACCCGCCGTCATCTGAGCCAGCTAGACCTGGCGCTGCGGGCGGGCACCACCCAGCGGCATCTCAGCTTCATCGAGTCCGGCCGGTCCGTGCCCGGACGGAAGATGGTCGTACGCCTTACCGAGTCGCTGGAACTGCCGCTCAGGGAGCGCAACGAGCTGCTCCTGGCCGCCGGTTACGCGCCCGTGTACCCGGAGAGCTCCCTCGACGACCTGGTGCTCGCGCCCGCGCGTACGGCGATCGAGCACATCCTGCGCGGGCATCTGCCGTATCCGGCGCTGGTCGTGGACGGCAGCGGTGGGCTGGTCGCCGCGAACAGCGCGTTCGACGTGATCACCGAGGGGGCGGCCGCCGAGCTGGTGGGGCCGGGCTGCAACATGTACCGCCTCGCGCTGCATCCGGACGGCGTGGCGCCGCGCATCCTCAACCTCGCGGAGTGGGCCCGCCACATCCTCGTACGCCTCGACCACCAGCCTGAGTTACGGGCCGAGCTGACCGCGTACGTCCCCGAACCGGGCGCTTCTGCCGGGCTGTTGGGGTTCGCGGTGCCGTTGCGTCTGCGGTCCTCGTACGGTGAGCTGAGCCTGATGACGACGGTGACCACCTTCGCCACCGCCGTCGATGTGACGCTGGCGGAGCTGAAGCTGGAGGCGTTCCTGCCGGCCGACCCGGCGACGGCGGAGGCGCTCACTGCGGCTGCGGGTCAGGCTCCGGGGAACATGTAG
- a CDS encoding HD domain-containing protein, with product MTRTDLLLRALQDPGDPPLRPLPDRAAELLRELDAPPRLAAHLRAVHDVAYELVEWVSRRHPGLPLDRDAVLFGAATHDIGKTAHTAELSGPGSAHEDAGRELLLSHGTAPHLARFAATHATWTRPDLGIEDLLVSLADKIWKNKRVPELEDLVVRELAAASGRTVWEEFLDLDDLLTSVGEGADARLGFQGTYPV from the coding sequence GTGACTCGCACCGATCTCCTCCTCCGCGCCCTCCAGGACCCTGGCGACCCGCCGCTGCGCCCGCTGCCGGACCGGGCGGCGGAACTGCTGCGGGAACTCGACGCGCCGCCCCGCCTGGCCGCCCATCTGCGGGCGGTGCACGACGTGGCGTACGAACTCGTCGAGTGGGTGTCGCGACGGCACCCGGGGCTGCCGCTCGACCGCGACGCCGTGCTCTTCGGCGCGGCCACGCACGACATCGGCAAGACGGCCCACACCGCCGAACTCTCCGGCCCGGGCTCGGCCCACGAGGACGCCGGCCGCGAACTGCTCCTCTCCCACGGCACCGCCCCCCACCTGGCCCGTTTCGCCGCCACCCACGCCACCTGGACCCGGCCGGACCTCGGCATCGAGGATCTGCTGGTGAGCCTCGCCGACAAGATCTGGAAGAACAAGCGGGTGCCGGAGCTGGAGGACCTGGTCGTCAGGGAGCTGGCCGCGGCGAGCGGGCGGACCGTGTGGGAGGAGTTCCTGGACCTCGACGACCTGCTGACGTCCGTGGGTGAGGGGGCGGACGCGCGGCTGGGGTTCCAGGGGACGTATCCGGTGTGA
- a CDS encoding GH92 family glycosyl hydrolase, with the protein MSLILAVALALAGVTPTAPAAPPALVDDPTPYVDPLIGTRNGGNVFPGAVTPFGMLSWSPENTWGDATRTAAPGGYHHDATRIRGFSLTHMSGTGCAGGSGDIPFFPYAGEVTTSPASDTGNAVYAADFRHADETAEPGHYEVALASGVTADLTATTRTGSARFTYPDDKPASLLIRTADSEVGSTGSRIEIDPAGRTVSGSVTSGNFCGHLDSEGRRAYYTLHFTAHFDRAFKATGTWEDDRLAFGSRQASGGTGGFANGGRPVAGQGAGGYVEFAPGAGPVNVKVGISYVSREGAEANLAAENPSYRTFDDVRKAARGAWRDRLDAIRVGGGTDAERTTFYTALYHSLLHPNVISDVDGRYRGPDGETHTTARGAQYGTFSGWDVYRDQVQLLTLLEPDTGSDIAQSLYELAKQNGGIWDRWLHGASGTHVMNGDPSPIALAGIHAFGGTDFDVRGALASLVKAATVPTRQDLSSAGRPVLSVGQRPSLDKYLKHHYMPSVSHAWGGAAETLEMSGADFALSQLAAAAGEKGIAADFAGRSQWWQNNFNLAADPGGGYIADRNADGSWVTGFTPGTGKGFVEGTAAQYTWMVQHNPAGLFAAMGGRGEAVARLDGFFRDKDGGWALTGSGGEKAELDNEPSINVPYLYAYAGAPYKTQETVRAAMRQLWSTRPGGIPGNDDLGAMSAWYVFSALGMYPQVPSRAELVLASPLFPRIEIDRPGGGDITVSAEGAPADAPYIHSLKVNGRTNKRPWLPAAFVRDGGRLDYTLSATPDRSWGTASEDAPPSFREGEQPYQIGVGPTTATLAPGGSTKVGVTALPVGGGEVRFRVETPRGITATPAEGRIVEGTREIVLTADKDIEQGFHDVQVAVTSYVQPVALTVAAPGTLLAAYNGTGVSDDSGDHAEADFDGAGWSYSRQALTAAGLTPGARGTVGALAFTWPDSPSGRPDHASAAGQTLRLDEPVSQLSFVGSAVFGDRQSEATVTYTDGTTDTTELSFTDWTRGGGGGSVRYGNEVVAQAAYRNIAGAGRDPVATYVFATEPFTAPAGKRIASVRLPDDPRLRVFTLAVG; encoded by the coding sequence ATGTCCCTGATCCTCGCCGTCGCCCTCGCGCTCGCCGGCGTCACCCCCACCGCCCCCGCCGCGCCGCCCGCCCTCGTCGACGACCCCACGCCGTACGTCGACCCGCTCATCGGCACCAGGAACGGCGGCAACGTCTTCCCCGGCGCCGTCACCCCCTTCGGCATGCTCTCCTGGAGCCCCGAGAACACCTGGGGCGACGCCACCCGCACGGCGGCGCCCGGCGGCTACCACCACGACGCCACCCGCATCCGGGGCTTCAGCCTCACCCACATGTCCGGCACGGGCTGCGCGGGCGGCAGCGGCGACATCCCGTTCTTCCCGTACGCCGGTGAGGTCACCACCTCGCCCGCGAGCGACACCGGGAACGCGGTGTACGCCGCCGACTTCCGCCACGCCGACGAGACCGCCGAGCCCGGCCACTACGAGGTCGCTCTCGCGTCCGGCGTCACGGCCGACCTGACCGCCACCACCCGCACCGGCTCGGCCCGCTTCACCTACCCGGACGACAAGCCGGCCTCGCTGCTGATCCGTACCGCCGACTCCGAGGTGGGCTCGACCGGTTCGCGGATCGAGATCGACCCGGCGGGCCGCACTGTCTCCGGGTCCGTCACCTCCGGGAACTTCTGCGGTCACCTCGACTCCGAAGGCCGACGCGCCTACTACACCCTCCACTTCACCGCGCACTTCGACCGCGCCTTCAAGGCGACGGGCACCTGGGAGGACGACCGCCTCGCTTTCGGGTCCCGGCAGGCGTCCGGCGGCACCGGCGGTTTCGCGAACGGAGGACGGCCCGTCGCGGGCCAGGGCGCGGGCGGCTACGTCGAGTTCGCACCCGGCGCCGGACCGGTGAACGTCAAGGTCGGTATCTCCTACGTCAGTCGCGAGGGCGCCGAGGCGAACCTGGCGGCGGAGAACCCGTCGTACCGCACCTTCGACGACGTACGGAAGGCCGCCCGCGGCGCCTGGCGCGACCGGCTGGACGCGATCCGGGTCGGCGGCGGCACGGACGCCGAGCGCACCACCTTCTACACCGCGCTCTACCACTCCCTCCTCCACCCGAACGTCATCAGTGACGTCGACGGTCGATATCGAGGCCCCGACGGCGAGACGCACACCACGGCCCGCGGAGCCCAGTACGGCACCTTCTCCGGCTGGGACGTGTACCGCGACCAGGTGCAGCTGCTCACCCTGCTGGAGCCGGACACCGGCTCCGACATCGCCCAGTCCCTGTACGAACTGGCCAAGCAGAACGGCGGCATCTGGGACCGCTGGCTGCACGGCGCGAGCGGCACCCATGTCATGAACGGGGACCCGTCACCCATCGCCCTCGCCGGTATCCACGCCTTCGGCGGCACGGACTTCGATGTGCGCGGCGCGCTCGCCTCGCTGGTGAAGGCGGCGACCGTGCCGACCCGGCAGGACCTGTCGTCCGCCGGGCGGCCGGTGCTGTCCGTCGGGCAACGCCCGTCCCTGGACAAGTACCTGAAGCATCACTACATGCCGTCCGTCTCCCACGCCTGGGGCGGGGCGGCCGAGACGCTGGAGATGTCCGGCGCCGACTTCGCGCTCTCCCAACTGGCCGCCGCGGCAGGGGAGAAGGGCATTGCGGCCGACTTCGCCGGGCGTTCCCAGTGGTGGCAGAACAACTTCAACCTGGCGGCCGACCCCGGCGGCGGCTACATCGCCGACCGCAACGCCGACGGCAGCTGGGTCACCGGCTTCACCCCGGGCACGGGCAAGGGGTTCGTCGAGGGTACGGCGGCGCAGTACACCTGGATGGTCCAGCACAACCCGGCCGGGCTCTTCGCCGCGATGGGCGGCAGGGGTGAGGCGGTGGCGCGGCTCGACGGCTTCTTCCGTGACAAGGACGGCGGTTGGGCCCTGACCGGCAGCGGCGGGGAGAAGGCCGAGCTGGACAACGAGCCGTCGATCAACGTCCCCTACCTGTACGCCTACGCGGGTGCCCCGTACAAGACGCAGGAGACCGTCCGCGCGGCGATGCGGCAGCTCTGGTCGACGCGGCCCGGCGGCATCCCGGGCAACGACGACCTCGGCGCGATGTCGGCCTGGTACGTCTTCTCGGCGCTCGGCATGTATCCGCAGGTCCCCTCGCGGGCCGAACTCGTCCTCGCCTCACCGCTGTTCCCGCGGATCGAGATCGACCGGCCGGGCGGCGGCGACATCACCGTCAGCGCGGAGGGCGCCCCCGCCGACGCGCCGTACATCCACTCCCTGAAGGTCAACGGCCGGACGAACAAACGCCCTTGGCTCCCGGCCGCCTTCGTGCGGGACGGCGGACGGCTGGACTACACGCTCTCCGCCACCCCGGACCGGTCCTGGGGCACCGCCTCCGAGGACGCCCCGCCGTCCTTCCGCGAGGGCGAGCAGCCGTACCAGATCGGTGTCGGCCCGACCACGGCGACGCTCGCCCCGGGCGGCAGCACGAAGGTCGGCGTCACAGCCCTTCCGGTGGGCGGAGGCGAGGTGCGTTTCCGCGTGGAGACGCCCCGGGGCATCACCGCGACTCCCGCCGAGGGCAGGATCGTCGAGGGGACGCGGGAGATCGTGCTGACGGCCGACAAGGACATCGAGCAGGGCTTCCACGACGTGCAGGTCGCGGTGACCTCCTACGTCCAACCCGTGGCCCTGACCGTCGCCGCCCCCGGCACCCTCCTCGCCGCCTACAACGGCACCGGCGTCTCGGACGACTCCGGCGACCACGCCGAGGCCGACTTCGACGGCGCCGGCTGGAGCTACTCCCGGCAGGCGCTGACCGCGGCGGGGCTGACGCCGGGTGCGCGGGGCACGGTCGGCGCTCTGGCCTTCACCTGGCCGGACTCGCCGAGCGGGCGGCCGGACCACGCCTCGGCCGCGGGACAGACCCTGCGACTGGACGAGCCAGTGAGCCAGTTGTCCTTCGTCGGCAGCGCGGTCTTCGGCGACCGGCAGTCCGAGGCCACCGTCACCTACACCGACGGCACCACCGACACGACCGAGCTCTCCTTCACCGACTGGACGCGGGGCGGTGGCGGCGGCAGTGTCCGGTACGGCAACGAGGTCGTCGCCCAAGCCGCGTACCGGAACATCGCGGGAGCCGGAAGGGATCCGGTCGCGACGTACGTCTTCGCCACCGAGCCGTTCACCGCGCCGGCGGGCAAGCGCATCGCGAGCGTACGGCTGCCGGACGATCCGCGACTGCGCGTGTTCACCCTCGCGGTCGGCTGA